The sequence TTTGGGATGGGATCTCGATTGGCCGGATCACCAGCATGACATATTACCCATGGAGAATTTCCCACGATTAGAAACTCTGGCAACGCCGTCATTTGGATCGATTTCGCATCTGGGGCGGTTCCTGCGAAATATTCCAAAACTGCGAATGCTTATATTGTTCCTACAACAAGACGGGGATACTTCTGTTCTCCGATGGGTAAACCAAGAGCATCTACGACATCTAGTCTTGTGGCCTCAGGTATTGACCGCAAAAAAGTTTGCGCACATAACAAGGTTTTCAAGTTTAGAGGTGGGACCAATTTACAAAGTTATAAGCTTCTTTTTAcataaaatatttgtattttttgtgaattttagaGCCTTACTATTAGAGGATGCTATGCTGATGTTCCAAACAAACTACTACAAGATGCCCCTGTTTTGCAAAATGTGAAACGCCTTGCTATAAAAGAACATGGTTGGCCGCTGTTTTCAAATGATTTACTCAagtattttaataatttgactGAACTGGAGCTACATGCTAATAAAAACTGGAACTCATCTGATGCGCAAAATCTGAATGGAGTCACGTCACTTAAACGATTGATCATTCATGaggtaaatataaaaaaaagttgcaCCTATACGGAAAATTTTAACGAAACTATTATTTTTCAGGGATTAGACGCTTTGGAAGGTTTCATGGAGTTTTGCGCAGTATTAACAATACCAGACTTAACTCTGATTACACAAGAAACTATATTCAACGAAACCAAATCATTCAAGCTATCAATTCAAGCACCATATATTAGAAAACTCTCTGTGTATGCTTATATGGTAGgtcgaagttttttttataaatattttaccATGCATTATTTTCTCTTCTCATTATAGATTGATTCAATTCTATACGAACCGATGTTGGAATCAATGCCTAATCTGAGAAGGCTTGAGCTGACGTTGCAGATACCATGCGATGATGACACTTATAAAAGGATTAGCCAAAAGTTTCCATCCTGTGATACAGTGCGAAAATACTTTCGACGTTATGACTCTGCCTTCGATGTGTACGAGCGGTTACTACAAAAAGAAGTTGTTGCGCCAAAATGTGCTCTACAGTGAACGACAGCTATAATCAATTTGATACACATACACTGCACGTTTTACATATGACGTGAAAGCTATTCATTTGTGTGATTTTGAGAATAATACAATCTGCAGCGTTGTACCACTGATTATATCTTCATTAAAGTGTTTATGGGTTGAAATACTTTAAATATGCGTGCGATATTAGCTCTTAAATCAATTTATGGATCTTATTTAATTAACAGgaattttaaaataacattCGTTGTCTAtggatttatttgaaaaacaataaagTGATTTTACCAGCCTTGTACCATAACAATTCGGTCACAATTTGAGGTCTTGTCCCGTGACTTGATTAAGGGATAACATAAAATTCCAGCTAAAAATAGTAAGTGGTTAGgctttgtttatgttgatgaaaatcaaaatctataacttatccaaattatcattattattagaACCCACCGGATTTGACTGTCTTTATGCAGAATAGATAATCTATAAAACAAGCCCATTTGAACTAATTTTCACGAGTCCGAAAGTCACTGAGAACATAACACATTGGatttgagtttggattggatccggtttggattaggatttgtatttgattgagataggatttggattagatttgaattggattgaatttggattgtatttagatTTGGACTTGAATGTAAATATGGACTGGATTTGCATGGG comes from Armigeres subalbatus isolate Guangzhou_Male chromosome 2, GZ_Asu_2, whole genome shotgun sequence and encodes:
- the LOC134217138 gene encoding uncharacterized protein LOC134217138; the protein is MSGPKTIFSLPTEVLEIILQNLDWYDLQSAMLVCKWWGATAFVVRSNAVRLNIVPFVRCDEYQDYKLENYHQTLLLSRRSYKHIAVYWGNWEKCHKTDQVKDQMILDIINRFQQTLVSLKIISRKYNMASWVLLDLLRSCTNLKILNLNEMQVESLRFSVNESFRTRIHTLYDSRQLIRSISRAPNLFANVTTLHVKITPSNKLTGLFHKLSPQLVNLTLGWDLDWPDHQHDILPMENFPRLETLATPSFGSISHLGRFLRNIPKLRMLILFLQQDGDTSVLRWVNQEHLRHLVLWPQVLTAKKFAHITRFSSLESLTIRGCYADVPNKLLQDAPVLQNVKRLAIKEHGWPLFSNDLLKYFNNLTELELHANKNWNSSDAQNLNGVTSLKRLIIHEGLDALEGFMEFCAVLTIPDLTLITQETIFNETKSFKLSIQAPYIRKLSVYAYMIDSILYEPMLESMPNLRRLELTLQIPCDDDTYKRISQKFPSCDTVRKYFRRYDSAFDVYERLLQKEVVAPKCALQ